The genomic interval ATATATTTTAGCGTGTCGTTCATCCAGCCCATGTTCCATTTATAGTTAAACCCTAAACCACCCAAATACGTTGGGGCGCTAACTAGTGGCCAAGAGGTAGATTCTTCAGCCATCACAAGTGCATTTGGAGCCTGATCAAACACGACTTCATTAAGCCTCCGCAAAAAAGCAACAGCTTCTAAATTTTCATTACCTCCATATATGTTAGGGGTCCACTGACCCTCCTCTTTGCCAAAGTTAAGATATATCATACTAGCCACCGCATCCACTCTGAGTCCATCTATATGGAACATCTTTAGCCAATATAATGCATTTGAGATTAAAAAGCTTTGTACCTGTGGCTTAGCAAAATCAAAACTCAGTGTTCCCCATTCACCTTTATCGGCTTTTTGTGGATTATCATATTCATATAGTGGCATGCCATCAAACTGTGCTAATCCATGACAGTCTTTACAGAAATGACTCGGTACCCAATCCAAGATTACTCCAATATTTTTATTATGACATTCATTAATTAAGTACATAAAATCTTCAGGTTTCCCGTATCGACTAGTTACAGCGAAGTAGCCAGTTAGCTGATATCCCCAGGACCCATCATAAGGGTGTTCCATAACTGGTAGTAGCTCTATATGTGTGTAACCCATATCTACAACATAATCAACAAGCTCAGTAGCTAATTCACGATAATTCAAAAAATCTCCGTTATCCTTTCTTCTCCAAGAACCTAAATGTACTTCATAAATATTAATTGGCTGCCTGTGAGAAGATTTTTTCTCTCTATCATTTAAATACTCTTTATCAGTCCATGTAAATCCACTTAATTCTGTTATGATTGATGCACTATTGGGGCGCAACTCTGCTGCGAAGGCATAGGGATCAGCTTTCAGAACGACCTCTCCTGTATTCGAAGTAATAGCATATTTGTAGATATCTCCGACCTTTGCATTTTCTGTATAGATATACCAAATACCAGAGTTATCTATATGCTCCATTACATGAGTACTGCTATCCCAACTATTGAAGCTTCCAACGACACTGACTTGGCGTGCATTAGGAGCCCAAACTGCAAACCGCACCCCCATACATCCCCGCTTCATTATTGGATGCGCTCCAAATACTTGATAGCTATTGTATAGCTTGCCTTCTTGAAACAATTTGATTTCTTGTTTACTTGGCTTAATACGTTTCAAGACAACCCCTCATTTCCCTACTTAGTATTGCTTAAAGCAAGTTTAGCCGCACCTGTAATACCCGCTCGATTTACTAACTTTGCTAATTCAATAGTAGTATTCTGATATATTAGTGGTGTGGCTTGCTGCTTAAATCCTTTTTGAATATTAACAATCAGATGGTTACCAACACTAGCAATCCCGCCACCGATTAATATTTTTTCTGGATTAAGTATTGTTGCCACATTAGCTAAAGTGCTTCCTAGAATCTTCCCCATATCTGCAATAATATTAAGGCAATCTATGTCCCCTAGCTTTGCTTGTTCAATTACAAAGCTTGAACTAATACTACCCTGCTTTTTATAGTAATCTACTAAAACGCCTTGCTTTAGCCGCGTTGCAAGTTTTCCTGCTGCTATTGAAATGGCCTTTGCCGATACTTCAGTCTCTAAACAACCAGTTTTACCACAGGTACACTCTCTGCCGTTCTCATGCACAATCGTCATATGACCAATTTCACCAGCGAGACCAATAGAACCATGATATATTTTGTTATCAATAATGATGCCGCAGCCAATTCCCGTACCAATCGTAACTAGCATTAAATGCTTAGAATCATTGCCTGCACCTAACCAGGTCTCGCCAAGAGCTGCTAAATTTGCATCATTTTCAATAAACACAGGCTTGTTCCAAATTTTTTCTAAATCCTTCTGCAGGTTAATATTTCTTAAGCTTAAATTCGGAGCGTGTAAGATAATACCTTCTCGAAAATTTATAAATGCTGGCACTCCTACCCCTATTGCTGAAACTTGACTCCATAAAACATTGGCACCCATAATAAGCTCCTTAACCCCATTAGCCAAAGAATCTAA from Desulfuribacillus alkaliarsenatis carries:
- the glgB gene encoding 1,4-alpha-glucan branching protein GlgB codes for the protein MKRIKPSKQEIKLFQEGKLYNSYQVFGAHPIMKRGCMGVRFAVWAPNARQVSVVGSFNSWDSSTHVMEHIDNSGIWYIYTENAKVGDIYKYAITSNTGEVVLKADPYAFAAELRPNSASIITELSGFTWTDKEYLNDREKKSSHRQPINIYEVHLGSWRRKDNGDFLNYRELATELVDYVVDMGYTHIELLPVMEHPYDGSWGYQLTGYFAVTSRYGKPEDFMYLINECHNKNIGVILDWVPSHFCKDCHGLAQFDGMPLYEYDNPQKADKGEWGTLSFDFAKPQVQSFLISNALYWLKMFHIDGLRVDAVASMIYLNFGKEEGQWTPNIYGGNENLEAVAFLRRLNEVVFDQAPNALVMAEESTSWPLVSAPTYLGGLGFNYKWNMGWMNDTLKYMELDPIHRKWHHKLLTFSFFYAFSENFLLPLSHDEVVHGKKSLLNKMPGDYWQKFASLRVFLGYMMTHPGKKLLFMGGEFGQFIEWNENQQLDWLLLDYEMHKKLQDYVRSLNHFYKCSQELWELDHEQAGFEWIDADNYEQSIIAFMRQTTNGDYVIIICNFTPIVYHSYRVGVPENTTYIEAFNSDAIAYGGSGQRASADVIQANNTKWHNQPYSIEVTVPPLAIIIIQPNINDGEDK
- a CDS encoding ROK family protein, with product MDTLCIGVDIGGSTIKNGLFLSSGQLVYESKLPTPRNGNYQELLDSLANGVKELIMGANVLWSQVSAIGVGVPAFINFREGIILHAPNLSLRNINLQKDLEKIWNKPVFIENDANLAALGETWLGAGNDSKHLMLVTIGTGIGCGIIIDNKIYHGSIGLAGEIGHMTIVHENGRECTCGKTGCLETEVSAKAISIAAGKLATRLKQGVLVDYYKKQGSISSSFVIEQAKLGDIDCLNIIADMGKILGSTLANVATILNPEKILIGGGIASVGNHLIVNIQKGFKQQATPLIYQNTTIELAKLVNRAGITGAAKLALSNTK